The window agagagagacctcataACCCTGACTCAAACACACTGCACTATAGGGAGAACAATACGACCAGGACTGGGTGTATTTGCACTGGGAAAAGGAAGACTcaaacacgcatgcacacacacatcatatccTGTACATAAAACAGAGTATACATTattaaatagcccacccaaaaCAATTTTACAATCTCAAACATTATGCTATTACACATTTGTTTTCACAATGGAAATACGAATACGACGCGTAAGCTTGTGTAAGTGCAAGCTGGAGCATACAAGTCTTCAGAGGAGAGCTATGGTGATAGGAGTGGGGGTTGGGGTATAGAGATTGAGTTTGAGGTATAGAGATTGAGGTTGAGGTTGGGGAATAGGGCCAAGGCTCTTCAGTCTTTTCCATTCTCCTGCAGTCCTCCAAACCTCTTCTCTCCTGAGTGCAGCCAGCCCACTGAGACCTGATCTAATGCCGAGTGCCACATGTGTTGGAGACGGGGAACTTTGAAGAGAAACTCACTGggggtgggtgcgtgcgtgcgtgcatgcgtgtgtgtgtgtgtgtctcgctctgtctaaAGGGCTGTTTGGTGTGTTCTGCACAGGTCGAGATGGGGGAGGTGGGTTCTTGGGGTCTTGCATTCAGATGTAATTAGTCGACACAAAGGCCTggttaaagctggaatcctcCGAGCCCCTCTCCCTTTGATTATGTGGGCCAGCTGTGGAGGAATGGCCATTATCTCCCTGTATCCAGCAGCATAAAGGAAACCCCCCAGCCTCACTCACCCCTGCTTTAGGGTTCCCACAGGGGGAGGGCCATGCTGTGGTCACCCCgttgtacacacatacacacaattagccTGCTCCTTGCCAAGAGTGTGTACTATCTGTATTATAAATATCATAAAGCGGAAACTCACTGCGCGTGGGGACACTTACCCCATTAGAGTTGGAGAAATTGAATCTTTACAGCATGAAGGCCATATAATTACTGTTAATTTAACACTCAGATTCTCTGTCATTAACTCTCAGTCTTTTGAATATATAGTCAGCTGAGGCTcctgaaacagagagacaaagcCTTTCTAACTGGCCTGTGTTGACAGCCGTGCCAGTCCTTTGACTGAATTAACACATACTGTAGCCTGTCCGTCTTAAAAACAGGACACACATCGTTTATGCGTTATTAAGTATTGTAATTGGGCGGTCAGTAGTTTGCATATTACACCATTAGGGTAATATGTTTTGCTTCTCTCTGCCCATGACCGTTGGAGGCCCCCGGTGACAAGTTCGGTAATTCTCGGAATTATGACCTAATCATCACAAATGTTCTTTCGATCTGGGTGATTCATTATAGGCTTGATTGATGCCCAGATCGGCTACTTTATTTGATTCTTCAATTCATTGATTTATATGTTATATATGGAAAAGTGCATGACTTTTTAACCAATTCTTTAAGCTATGGTATGCAACTTGCATTGAAGTAACTTGATCTCAAAATTATCTTAAAGTTGCATTCCGTAAACTTTCCACAATCAAATAGCCCTGTCAATGATGAGTCTGTAATAGGCAAATAAATGACGGAATACAATTCCTTGATAATTTTTTTAATGGCATGCCTATCAAGTTTCTTGTTTAATCTATTGCCACAGAGTGGTAGGTAGGACAGACAGCATTTTCAGTTTACAAACAGCACCATCTTCCTGATTCCCTGCTAGTTCTGGTTCTTGGAGGTAGAACAAACATTGAACAAAATAGAACAAATTAAATTTAACATCCCTGCAAATAATTCAGTTTTGGTGGAAAGTAACTACAAAATTATTTCACAAATCTCCCCAAAACAATAGTGTAGGCTTTATTTcaatatttgaaatgatttatatagTTGGCACCTATACAGTTTATAATAAGTGTCACTTAATATCCAACACTGTTTTGCCTTCTCTCTCATGTTATGCATAGAAAACTATATTTATTATCAGTCCTAATTAATATCACAAAACAAATGCCCTTCATCCTGTGTTCTAGACTACATTATCCCCTACTGTGTTCAAGAAAACTATGGAGCACAGGTGTATTTGCCTTTGATTATTTGTAATTATTCATGttcatctttatttatttattttaggtgGTGGGCCAAAGCCAAAAAACGTGAAGTTGATCAATCCCTGACGAGGGAAGAGatgattttttttgtaaattacaATAAAACATTCATATGATGACTATAACATTTGTTGGCCCCTTCAATTCCTGCACATGTTCTCATAAAAAGTATATTTCAACACACTGTCTGCTCAAGAAAATATGCAGAACTGCTAAACTTGGTACCAATCAGAACTCCTGTACATATCCCTCATGATGAAGGCAGCCAATGGCCTGTTTCTATTTACCATGTAAACACAGCTATGTAAAAACACCAGCTGCTGTCTGATGAAGTGGACcagatatagctagctagctcccaaACTGAAGTAAGAGAAATATCTGTTTTCGAGTGCACTTGATGCAGAATCCAATACGAATGGTCTTGATCATATGAAGAGGTATCTCCGTTGACCATTTAGCCAATTTATTGAAAGTTAGCCaatgttacagttttgactaGCCTAGCCAGCTATTGTAAATGTCCATTTGTGTTTCATTAGCTATATGTCTGtgaattaaaaatgttttatcatgTTTTGGCATGATTATGTCTCATTTGAAGTGACTAGCAGCAGGCTTAAAGAATCATTCAATTATATACTTTGCATAGAAACCCGAATAAAAGCATGCAGAGGTGTCATGAACGCTAGACAGCTGCATATGCATATTAGCCAATACATATGGCATAGCCTACACATAGCGTACTTTGCAAATTGTAATACAATCTTCTCTAAAAACAGTTGTACAATGTACTCTGCAATAAGATAACCAGAGTTTGATTTCTAAACCAGATGAGTTCTCAAATAGCTGCTGCCCAATACCATGGTGGGCCTGCATAGAGTTGGATGCATTGGAATATAAGGTATGGAGAATGATAGAGGCTGTAGGATTATAGAAAAAGCAGTAGGGAAATGAATGTTTGAGTTCAGTGAATGTGAGTATATTTAGGTGGTTCAAATTATTAACTTTCCTACTAACTTTCTAAAAGTTGATGATACCAAAATCTGACTAATCCATCCATCATTCTACTAACTACGAGCTATGGATTTCTCTTCAAAGTCTCCAACCGTCCACAAAGGGGAAGTGTTTCATTCCCTTTGAcctacactgttggagctcggCACTTAAGATGTCCACTGTACCCTGCATTTACATCTGCAcccctgtgcatgtgactaacAAACTCTCTGAATCAAaatataccccccccacacacacacacacaaaaaatgtatTATTGAGAATAAGACTAGTAAAATACACCAAGTGCAATTTATATATTTGGctatgcatcagcagtttttctcttgttatgtcagtcactcaattagctgaCAATTAGCCATGTCAATTGTTTGACTGATAGCTAGATTAACTATCTAAAATTGttgtaatcatggccgaatactgACTGGGCACACAGGGCACATGCCCAGGAGCCCTGACCTCCAGAAGGctcccattgattttgttggtCATTCTcattcagatatcatattaacatggcataagtcatggcaaaatgtgtagaattgcaggaatttAGCATTAAAGGCTCCCACCAGAGGGCAATGCCACCACTATTTCTACGTAATTTCTGTCCGATAGCGGAAATAAATTATTTAGGATCCACCTCCAAAGAATGACGCAAGCTGCTAATGCATATTCACAAATTAGGGTGGTGAACGTTGTGGTGATTTCCACGTGGATTCAAAAATTAACAACAAGTAGACACTTGTTATTTCTTGCTGCACCAATCAAAACCATTCATCTTGTGGCGATGGGGGGAGCGAGGTTCCAAAATGATATCATATCACACACAATTTTACCATTTATAAAATAGCATTTTTTGAATACAGACTAGCTGAAAAATAAGTGAAAATGTACAAATTATCCAATAGAATATAATACTTTGCTGGTAAAAAGTGGAGGTGCAAAAATGCAAGTTTGCAAAGCCTATTTTCATTTTCTGCATGGCTCAAATGGCCAAGTGTAGGCTATGGCAAAAAGCTGTTTGGATCAGCCAAAGATGATATATTATATTGCTCAGCTCAGTCACAACTTGTAAAGAGGAAGAACATTGCAGGTGTTTCTGATTAATAAACAATGGTGGGtggtaacatttttttttaaatagccctGAAAAGAAACGAAGAGTGAAAAGTATTAGCACGTCATAACATAGGTGAAACATATGGCATTGACACAGAAAATATCCAAAGTTACCACTGGATTTCCCACTTCAACCCCAAATAtatcatactttgactaaaacaatTACTTATTGACTTAAATCATTGTGCAACGTTATGGGTATGATATGGGCATTATCTTTCAGCTGGAAAAAAAATCCACTCCTGTGGGTGTTTAAAACTACAAAGATGTATTTCCACCCCatggaaaatgtgtagaattgcaggaaattagctgtaaaacggaacaaaaaaaatgtatctgccccatggcaattttttttagaaatgcattcaatttgttataaaattgcaacattttctctccacaGCATGGaaaaatgtttagaattgcaggaaattaacttttaCAAATTAAAATGTTCTCTCccggggccactaaaatgttttgctgcaAGGTGGGGGGCCCCTCAACCAAATCTTCCTTAGGGCCCCCAAATGGCTAGAGCCGGCCCTAGTTTCATGCATATACATTGgaacaaagaacaccatcccaaatagTGTTTCACCATTTATTGGGTACGGAGACAAATAGTAAAGGTGTCTCAGGCAGTATTTGAAGTATCTAAATATAGTGTAACCAATCAATGTATATCAGGTGCCATGGAAGGCACAATCTTACAATGTTGCAGTACAGAAATGAGAGCTTTACCATCTGCCAAAACGTCTGGGTTTCTGATGTAGACTGTAGAACTGTCAACAACACATGCTTCAgtacccctcccttctctctaggAGCATTTGTGTGCCCAGGCCCGTTAGGCATATCAAAATAAGCCCACCCTGGTCACCAATGTAGCTGACCGATGTTGAGAGAGACAAGTGCTTTAGCATAATGTGTGTGGTCCAGAGACGAGAACTCAACCATCTATGGCAAAAGTCTGAGCTCCTGATTGGGACAATAGAATTCTCCCCACTGCATTTTACAatagtaaaataatctgtctgtaacctGTTAAACTGATTCTACATTGAATTTAGTATTTGAAATGCTCAAACAAGCACGTGTATCTGTAGTGGGTGTTCCTCTACTCTAAAATGCACAAGACTGTGCAGACAAAATCCCCTCAAAAAAGACAACATTCAAATGCTTATGTGGTCCCAATGTCTAAATAGTGATGGCAGAGTTAGTTCAAACAGCAGTAGAATGGTTCTCCTCACAGGTGAGTGAATTGGCCCATGCTTGGTGAATAGCACTTGGTTGATCTCTGGGAGAGGGACACAGGAGAGCTGAATAGATCATCTGAGACAAAAAAAAAGTGAGAGACAAGAATTAATACAATAAATCATCACTGTGAAGGAATGTAGTTTGTGAGCTTGAAAATGAACATCCTGACAGTCTGAGGCGGGGTTCTCTGCAATCATCCTACTCCAACTATAGACAGGGATAATGTGGCATTTCTTATTTGTGAGTATGAATGAAATTAGTGGATCCTGCCTTTATGACTCTGTTATATTTACACTACTTGTCCAATAGATTTTTGTAGTCTTAAATTATTACTTGGAATAAACGAAAAGCTAAAACAATCCGTGTCCAGGAATGACATGCTAGCTAGTGATAAAGCTATCTAATCCTGCTAGCTAGAGATAAAGCTATCTAATCCTGCTAGCTAGCAACAGATCTACTTGTTGTAACTCGCTCGCTAACTAGAAAGCTGCTACATTACTATGGTTGCTGGGTTGTAAATTGGGAGAAATTTTACAGCTTGCTAAATAGTtagattacaaataaataaatactttacCCGATAATAGTGTGTCAGGGAGATCTCTCTTGAGCTGTCACCAGCTGTCTACTGCCTTAGGTACTGATAAATTGATTAGCAGAGGTGTTGAGCAGAGAAAGTACCACAGATAGTACACAAGTTTTGATTGGTTTACAGTTTAGTACTAGGCAGcgtttgacagaccagctagagaacATAAAAATAAGTCATTAGAAAATTGCAAGAATTGACATTGCCAACAAACAGAAATGTGTTCAGAATAAATGCATATACACAATATGTCAAAACCAGCTCCTCCCTAGACAGAGATGATCAtctcaaaaactaaagcaggtagCTAGCTTGATATGGCCCACCACCTATTTGGATCCacattagcttttgcagaagcagcagctactctttctggggtccacaaaaaaaacaaatgacCTGACAAGTAATTAAACATtgacagacaacaacaaaacactgatagacaACGACAGTCACACAAATGTCAAATACAATAATATagaaacaatacaacaacaaaaattataCAAACAAACTGGCTAAAATAATACAAACTAGCTATTGAACTACCTAGTAGGCTACTGTGTATGGGGCGTGTATTGGTACCGGGTTCCAGTGTGGGTGCATGAATTGCGAAGTTTACCAAACAGGCACAGAATATAGGGGCACTGTGGGCGCCAGTGGGTTAGAGAGGATATTTATTCACCACTCTCTCCTTGGCCCCGAGGTGCCCTCTTCGCTTGCCTCCTTTTATTTGCTGTGTCGGCCGAGCAAGCTGCTCGAATGGGCCCTTTGGAATGGAACGAAAAGAAGAGGCAAATGCAGCTGTGACGTGGGCGTTGTTGTTCCATTCAATGCGCTCGCTATGGCAACGGGGCAGAGGGCCGGGAAAAATGCGCCCCTTCTCTTTGGACAGCATCGCGAGAGGCAGCTGGAGGCTCCGTGACAGTTAATATCCCACTGCTCTGAGCGCAAGCCTCCATAAATACAGGTCTACACAAAACAAGGATTTTCTCAAAATGCAACTCTATAAAAAATGTTTGGTGAATAGGTCTAGGCTATATTTAtgccaggtagcagttgtaaatgataacttgttctcagctagcctacctagttaaataaaggtgaaataaaatacaaatatttgagCAAAAAATTATAAACATTTGCACAAATGATATAGCCCATGGTTCTTATGAATTTTTACGCATTCAGTTTGTGGATGTTTctcacaaaaaaaatattaatagCCTACTTATTCAGGATACATTACATTAATCGAACATACTAATAAAACTTTATCCGAAGGTAAAGTTTAATGACTCGTTTTTTCCACTGAGATAAGAGTATATCCAGTGTTTCTCAGTCAACCCCAGCTTTTCACTCTTGCCTTGTAGTTTGCAGCAGGACTGGCAGTATTGTTGGGGCGAGTGATAGGGGCTTCTATAGAACCTCCCGTGACCAATGAGCGTGGTGCTGTCAGGGGTAACCACATCTGTCAACCGTTCTTGGCCAATAAAGAGCGGAGCGAGGCGGACCTCAGGTGCGCGCCTCTGCGTCCCCTTGGCACGGCGccagggagaacgagagagaatccTAGCTGCCCCGTGGCGGAAAAGAGTAACTGTCAAAGGCAGCTTCTTTAACAAGAGAGCTATCACTTCGGCTCCGAGAGTTATGGCGACCGCAGCGTCCAACCACTACAGCGTCCTGACTACCCCCAGCAGCGCGCCGCCGCCGCACTCGGAGTCCGGGAGCATGCAGCAGGCAGCGGCGTACAGGGACGCGCACACCCTGCTCCAGAACGACTACACGCTACCCGGCAGCGGTCATCCCCTCAGCCACGCGCACCAGTGGATAACGGCTCTGTCGCACGGGGACGGGGCTCCGTGGCCGTCGAGTCCCCTTGGAGAGCAGGACGTGAAGCCAATTCTACAGAGCGACCGGGAGGAGCAGCAGAATTCCGCTAGTctacagcaacagcagcagcagcgacatcCTCACCTAGCGCACCAGGCGCATCACGACGCCAGGGCATGGCGAACGAGCACGGCCACCACGCACATCCCCGGTATGGCGACGTCTGACGGCCAGAGCCTGGTGTATTCCCAGTCTGGGTTCGGCCTGGGGGGAGCAGAGCAGATGCACCACCACTCCTTGCGGGACGAAGACCACCACAGCCACAGCCCGCACCTGAGCGAGCATGGAGGTGGGGGCCAGTCGTCTCTCTCGCACCACCAGCACGGGGGACACCCCGACCACTCGGACGAGGACACGCCAACTTCAGACGACCTGGAGCAGTTTGCCAAGCAGTTCAAGCAGCGGCGCATCAAACTGGGCTTTACCCAAGCTGACGTGGGGCTAGCGCTCGGGACCCTGTAtggaaatgtattttcccagACCACTATCTGCAGGTTCGAGGCGCTTCAACTAAGCTTCAAAAACATGTGTAAACTCAAACCACTGCTTAACAAGTGGCTGGAGGAGGCGGATTCCACCTCTGGGAGCCCCACCAGCCTGGATAAGATCGCGGcgcaggggaggaagaggaaaaagAGAACCTCCATCGAGGTGGGCGTCAAGGGGGCTTTGGagagccattttctcaaaagtccCAAACCCGGCGGCGCAGAGATCACCTCCATAGCGGACAGCCTGCAGCTGGAGAAAGAAGTTGTGAGGGTTTGGTTTTGTAACAGACggcagaaagagaagaggatgaCGCCCATTGGAGGACAGTTACCTGGAACTGAGGACATGTATGGGGACACACCACCTCACCACGGCGCTCAAACCCCTGTACAATGATCTGAAACCCGTTATAGTAAACACACGGATCCCTAAAGGATATGAATGACCTTTATGTTTCTCTGCCGGGCCAGTTAGCATTGGACTGTCGCCAGTGCTAATTTTGGACCTATGGAACACAGTGGGAATACCGAGTGTTGGAACTACAGcactacaccccagacacagcgAGAGCTATGTGGAGTTTTCATGCAGTGGAGATGCTACGCGCAATAACGGCTACATGGACcgtgtttggtgtgtgtgctaaccaaaaaaaggttaaatatcaTTGACATCAAATCGATGTTATGGCCAAGACGTGTAAAAAAGAAAGACAGTATAGGCTGTGTGCACGAGCCTACCCGCGGGAAACAGGCATACAAGTTGCAGCCGACAGTCGGTAAATAAACGCCATCTTTCAGTCATAACAAAAGCAACAGGGGTTTAACACGGTCGAAGCTCAATACACCTGCTGAACCATTTAATACTAGCCAGTGCCATCACCAGCGTATTATTATTTAACCCATTTGTATTGTTATTatcaatgtattattattattattatgtttctaCCACAAAGGCAAAGCATATACCATGGTTATACTGTGTATTTCCAGAGTCATAAGGCATGCATACATGGGAAAAGGGACATGGGATATATTGAGATGTATTTTGAGATGTATTTAATCAATAAATCAATATGATCAATATTTAATCAAGTTAATTTTAatcaaacatttgtcataattagtttcAGTTTGACTAACTAGCCTATATTTGAATTGCAGTTGGTTAATGACCATCAAAAATAGTAAACACAGTAGATATTACACTGTCAACAACATATTTACCAAGAGACATTATCTCAGTTATATATGTGGTCAGATTGTATCCAAATAATCTAAACCCATTTTCTTCATAAACATTAAACTGTCATATAATAGGCctaaataataatcataataacaataacaataataatacagTAATAATAATTGTGGCTTTTGTATGCCTTGGCAAGGCACACACCACGGGGTCAAAATAACCATGAAAATAAATTCATTGTATTTTCCCTTGACACTTCGTGACGTGTCCATCATCGTGTACATTTGACCGTTCTGCGCGACTTTTTACAGTAGGCTATGTGTTGTATTAGTACATTTATTTATGTGTTTCCAAAATGCTGTGACCAGAAAGACCGAGACTGTAAAGACCCATACCATATCACTGAAGCCTGCCATTTGCCTTCGTTTCGTAAGAAGAAAATAACGGAATATATATGTACCAGCTCTGTCTTCAGTGGCTCTAATTAATCTATACAATGATTAATTCACTAAGAAGAATTATTCGTGGGATGTAactttatttgtttttgtatggctttgtatgtttgtttgtttgttgaatTTCCTCTTGTAGACCAGTGCCAAAGCACAAACACGTGCACTTGCTCTTGTGCCACTCAACTTGTGATATGTAGGCTATCTGACAGCATGCAGGGTCGGGGTCAACTTTGGCAATTCCTGGACTAAATTCAAAACCAATGACAATAGTCCAAATGTGTAAGCTATTTCTAGAACTTGGATTTGAATTTGAATGGTGTCAGGAGGAGGCTGATTCGGGATTTGAAATTGAAAGACGGAAAATTGAATTAAATTCATGGGGAATTCTCCACATAGGCTACTGAcaaaaaatggattacattggtATAGCAAATctatacaccccccacacacacacacacacacagtcaaactagTCTAATATTTCACTgataatacataataatacataataaaatGTAACATAAAATATGCCTATGACACAAGTAGGCCTTGAATTAGTGAAAAGGCTCCCTAggaaaatactaattgagtaggCCCACACATTGAATACAAAGAATTGGTGGAATTCCATTTAATTAAATTGTATTTCCTGTCATTCACattcaaatgtaaatatattttcttGACAATTCAAATTCAAACTCAAAAGGTTGGATTGGATGTGAGTTCATACGTATTCTGAATTGACCCGATCCTGTGACTGATCAAAAGAaggggaaaataaaataaaaattgcacAATTTCTATATTATGCTTTTTGtcattaaaatgtatttgttttttataaTCCTTTTGTATTCTGTTCATATTATTTGAGCCTGACGAATGGATCACGGCTGTCACGCACAACGCTGTCGCAACAGGCTTGAGCGCACGAACCTGCGTTATAATTATGGATTTTATCAATCTGTCTTGGTTGCTTGCACAAAATGTCCTTCAGCGGTTTCCGATAACTGTATATTACCGCTGATTTGCACAGATATTGTCTTGGGAAAAGAAATCGTGTCGTTACAGAAGTAGCCTGTTAATAACATTTATACAAAAAATTATATTGTTCTTACTTCGACGTTATTTCTGTGTCCACTATTGGAGTCACCGTTTTCTACATGTTGCAAAGGTGTAGGCCTACAAAATAAAACAATTGCGACAGTTATAAAAACAATTTGCTTTTAGACGTCTTTATGGAGAATATACGATTACAGTGTTTCTAAAAAGAACCACATTTCTTACATGAAATGCAATAAAATCGCAGAAAAACGATATGCTATTACAGGTTATTATGTGTACACAAACGCACCAAACATTGTGACCAGGACTCAACACACCGTCAGATAGCGTACCCTAAACTAGCAGTCATGTTTGAACATATAGGCCCAGTACTAATAATTTCTCAAAttcagtcaataaaaaaaaatctacattctCGACCACCAATACATGAATGCGCTATTGAATAAATATTTAAACTGGTAAAATATCACTTTTGGTACCTTTCGCTTTCAAAATGCCAATGACATCTTTTttggaaaaggagaaagacaTTATAAGTGGCTATAGACAGGCTTACCAGGAACATCGGTGGGATTGTATTATTTGGGCCTATAAATTAAAGCTAATTCCAAATTTTGAGAATGTATGAACAGCAAATTATTATGTGGTGATGTAGGATTGTTATTGGTTGTATAGGAGTGTTTATCGTCGAAAACATTCCTGATGTCTGTATAATAGCTTACCATTTCTGCTTCAGGGTGTCCTGTCCTTTTGCAGTCTATGTGGTCCTACTGCCTCGGAGGAAAACACGGTGGGGTGCTGCTCCGTCAACCTCTGTAACAGCCTCAGAGGGCCATCTagtggactgtactgtgtatcGCTTCAGGTTTGGCTTGTGGTTCAAACAGCCTATTGCTGCTGTTTTTATCACTGAGCACTTACATCTCTGTAAGAGATGATCTCATCTTCTGGCTCACTCTCCTTTTTATATCCTTGTAATAATCTAATACAAAGTCATCTGCAGTCGAAGAAACCCTGTAtcgaactgagagagagagagagagagagagagagaaagagagagaaagagagactgccCTCAGCGAGGATAAACAGATCCTTGATATTGGCAATAGGACATATATGTCAGTTTGCAGGGATCTCTACACTAAAGTTACAGTAAGGGCAATGCAGCCTCATGTCTTCACACACAGCATAGTTCATTATGAAATGTAAGAAATATACAGTATTTCAGTTGTGCAGAATATGGCCATACTATTTGTATGCATGCGTTcacaagaaagagagtgaaaagagaagtgtgcgtgtgtgtttaaagGAAATAGACAGAAAGGGACATTTttaaaaaagagagaaaacaccatttatgtgtgtgggagagagaggggcaatgagagagtgagagtgtgtgtgtaaacccAGCTCTCTGGAGGACCCTGCTGCCTCGATTCTGTCCTATCAGCAGGCGACCATCTGCCCTGCTCCCGGCCCTCAAGCTCCTACAGGCACTCTCTGCATTATTCatgtcattacacacacacacacacacacacacacacacacacacacacacacacacacacacacacacacacacacacacacacacacacacacacacacacacacacacacacacacacacacacacacactctctctctctgagtcctcTGCCGCCGGCTCCAGCACTGTAGTCTGCCATCTCTGACTCACCAGAGCTTTATAATAATAGGATGCTGCTCCAGTGCCATTGTCTGAACTGGATTTCCCATTTCAAAACAGAGTGAGGCAAGACATGAGAGAGGAGAGCTACCCACTGTCTGTGTGGAGAGACCCTTAACGGATTTCAATCACAATACGGCCACAGACTGAAAATGAGCCAAAGTCCTCCAAATCGTATTCTTTAGCTCTTATTCTCTGTCTTTAcctttctgtttgtctgtctctctgtctttacctttctccctgtctatctcgGTCTTTCCCATCATGCCCCAGTCTTTCCCCACTCCGTTTTAGACCCCTCTCTCATGCACCCCCCTCtcctcacacatacatacacaaagaAATGGGCAACAAGGCTAATCCTCTCATATTGTTGGCTTGGCTTAGTATTGTCTTAGCACACTAAGAGGGACACTGAGACAGATGTGCGGGTGATAACACAAATTGATATACTCATAGTATATCACAGTAAGTGATGATAAGATATGTCTAGGGGACCTATGGAGTTGTATGACGTTGAGCCCTAGATGCtgaactaagagagagagaaagagagagagagagagagagagaggggcaaagagagacaga is drawn from Oncorhynchus tshawytscha isolate Ot180627B linkage group LG05, Otsh_v2.0, whole genome shotgun sequence and contains these coding sequences:
- the LOC112251747 gene encoding POU domain, class 3, transcription factor 2-like; protein product: MATAASNHYSVLTTPSSAPPPHSESGSMQQAAAYRDAHTLLQNDYTLPGSGHPLSHAHQWITALSHGDGAPWPSSPLGEQDVKPILQSDREEQQNSASLQQQQQQRHPHLAHQAHHDARAWRTSTATTHIPGMATSDGQSLVYSQSGFGLGGAEQMHHHSLRDEDHHSHSPHLSEHGGGGQSSLSHHQHGGHPDHSDEDTPTSDDLEQFAKQFKQRRIKLGFTQADVGLALGTLYGNVFSQTTICRFEALQLSFKNMCKLKPLLNKWLEEADSTSGSPTSLDKIAAQGRKRKKRTSIEVGVKGALESHFLKSPKPGGAEITSIADSLQLEKEVVRVWFCNRRQKEKRMTPIGGQLPGTEDMYGDTPPHHGAQTPVQ